The segment ATAGATATACCTCCAAACTTCTGATTATATTTTTTCAGAAGATAAATAAATTGAACAGGCTGTGGAGATACCGCATTGAATATACCTGTTGTCTTTTTAGTACCAATGTAATAAATTAACTCACATAAATCGTTTACATCTATCCACGAAATATACTGTCTTCCGTTTCCAAATATAACCATAAACTTAAATCGCAGACCCATGACTAATTTTGGAAATGCTCCCACACTAGGATGAAATACAATTCCAATGCGAACGATAGCAAAGGGCTGATTTAATCCTTGAATAGCCGACTCCCATTTCTCTGTAATATCAGCTAGTCGACCACTTCCTTTTAAAGCCTCCTCTGAAAGTTTCTCATGAGATCTATTGCCATATATCCCAATGGCAGAAGCCTGAACTAAAAATTCTGTCTTAATTTTACCTGAATTAATAAGGTCTTTTAAAAACACAGTCGATTTTACCCTACTATTCAATAACTCTTCTTTGCGCTTCTTAGTCCATAATTTATCTGCTATACCTGCTCCAGCAAGATTTATAATTATATCAAAACTGTCGATACCCTTTAAATCTATCTCTTGCGTGTATGGAGCCCAATAGAGAACATGCTCTTGTTTTGATAATTGTTTTTGAGTAGATAGAATATATACCTCATAATACCGACTAACAAAAAGCCTGCGCAAGTGCTCTCCTACAAAGCCACTCCCGCCAGCTATCAGTACTTTTTTTGTTTTTTCCATCAGTTAAACAAATTAGCTATGATTTTCTTTACCAAGTTAACTTTGTTTTATCAATAAAAGAATTCAGTCCTTTCTTAAAATCAGCTGTTTCTCGCATCTTAGCATTAGCTATAGTTGCCAGTTCTATTGCTTTTGCCCATGGTTTATCCTGTAGTTCTACTAATAATTTTTTGGTTTCTCGCACAGAAGTCTCACTTGTCGTCTCAATCAATTGCAACGCGAGGTTATAAACATAATCTTGAATCAGTTCTTTTTGCACAATGACATGCACTAACCCAAATTTGAGAGCTTCATCACCAGAGACTAGTTTGCCTGTTAGTAAAAGTTCTCTTGCCTTAGACTCTCCTATTTTTTTTACTAAATAAGTAGAGACCAAGGCTGGAATAAACCCAATCTTAACCTCAGAATATCCAAATCTTGCCTCCGGTACAGCATAACAAAAATCCGCAGCAGTAGCTATCCCGCAGCCTCCTGCAATAGCATGACCTTCTACTTGAGCTATAGTGAGTTTAGGAAAATTATATATCTTATCAAACAGCTCGGCTATATGTCTGGTATCAGCGAGATTCTCTTCAAAGTTATTATCCTTTAATGACATGAGATAATCTAAATCCGCCCCAGCACAAAAAACATCACTATTCGATTTTATAACTAATAACTTCACACGATTATCGAGAGATAGATCGTCTAAGGAAGCTTTTATTCTGCGAATAAACTCAAAATTCAAGGCATTTTTCTTTTCAATACGATTGAGCGTTAAATACCCAATCCTTTCCTTTATTTCGACATCTAACATGAGTTGATTTTTTACAACAATGCAAACCTAAGTCATTCCATTTAACTGAACAAATTTATGGTTAAGATTTAATGTTAAGAATCATATTTTTTTACCTACATTTGGTTTATCAATAAACCAGTATGATATTTAAAGCAAAAGATATAGCCAAACTCATAGGAGGCAAGGTAGAAGGAGATGAAAACAAAGAAGTCTCAACATTTAGCAAAATTGAAGAGGCTTCGGAGTCTAGTTTATGTTTTTTTGCTAATGAAAAATACGCTCCATATTTAGAACATACAAAGGCGGCTGTAATTTTAGTTTCCCAAGAATTTGCTTATTCAGTTCCCCAAAGTGTAACACTCATAAGATGTGATAGTCCCTATGAAGCTACTGCTAAGCTATTAGAGTTTTACCAAACCAAAATGAGCCAATCAGGAATAGAGTCGAACTCATTTATTCATGAAGCTGCAAAGATAGGGAATCAGGTTTATATAGCATCCTTCGCCTATGTTTCAGAAAATGCTTCAATTGGTGATCATAGTAAAATTTTTCCACATGTGTTCATAGGCAAGAATGTCTTCATCGGCAAAAATGTTGTTATCCATTCCGGAGTAAAGATATATGAAGGCTGTAAAATAGGAGATAACTGCATATTGCATTCCGGTGTCATTATTGGCAGTGATGGCTTTGGATTCGCCCCTAGCGCAGATGGTAGTTTCTCGAAAATACCACAGGTCGGCAATGTGGTTCTTGAAGAAAATGTAGAAGTAGGAGCCAATACTGTTATTGATAGGGCTACTATGGGTTCTACTCGGATTCAATCTGGTACCAAGCTAGACAACCTGATACAAATAGCCCATAATGTGGTCATAGGGAAAAATACGG is part of the Chitinophagales bacterium genome and harbors:
- a CDS encoding TIGR01777 family oxidoreductase, whose amino-acid sequence is MEKTKKVLIAGGSGFVGEHLRRLFVSRYYEVYILSTQKQLSKQEHVLYWAPYTQEIDLKGIDSFDIIINLAGAGIADKLWTKKRKEELLNSRVKSTVFLKDLINSGKIKTEFLVQASAIGIYGNRSHEKLSEEALKGSGRLADITEKWESAIQGLNQPFAIVRIGIVFHPSVGAFPKLVMGLRFKFMVIFGNGRQYISWIDVNDLCELIYYIGTKKTTGIFNAVSPQPVQFIYLLKKYNQKFGGISIPFTVPAFLLKWMIGEMSEVFLFSQKVCSRKIEQLGFRFQSSTLAQFLKNNKKKF
- a CDS encoding enoyl-CoA hydratase/isomerase family protein, which gives rise to MLDVEIKERIGYLTLNRIEKKNALNFEFIRRIKASLDDLSLDNRVKLLVIKSNSDVFCAGADLDYLMSLKDNNFEENLADTRHIAELFDKIYNFPKLTIAQVEGHAIAGGCGIATAADFCYAVPEARFGYSEVKIGFIPALVSTYLVKKIGESKARELLLTGKLVSGDEALKFGLVHVIVQKELIQDYVYNLALQLIETTSETSVRETKKLLVELQDKPWAKAIELATIANAKMRETADFKKGLNSFIDKTKLTW
- the lpxD gene encoding UDP-3-O-(3-hydroxymyristoyl)glucosamine N-acyltransferase; the encoded protein is MIFKAKDIAKLIGGKVEGDENKEVSTFSKIEEASESSLCFFANEKYAPYLEHTKAAVILVSQEFAYSVPQSVTLIRCDSPYEATAKLLEFYQTKMSQSGIESNSFIHEAAKIGNQVYIASFAYVSENASIGDHSKIFPHVFIGKNVFIGKNVVIHSGVKIYEGCKIGDNCILHSGVIIGSDGFGFAPSADGSFSKIPQVGNVVLEENVEVGANTVIDRATMGSTRIQSGTKLDNLIQIAHNVVIGKNTVIAAQTGISGSTKIGDQVMIGGQAGIVGHIQIGDKVRINAQSGVSKSLETGAAVTGSPAWDYTRMLKAQALIKKLPELFERVLKLESK